From Primulina tabacum isolate GXHZ01 chromosome 2, ASM2559414v2, whole genome shotgun sequence, one genomic window encodes:
- the LOC142537634 gene encoding uncharacterized protein LOC142537634 yields MGKSWIHSDRRSKQYEEGVELFIRGCLENPHIDPNLIHCPCCKCKNLKKRPAKSIREHIYFHGFSQNYVNWIWYGESAESEKVNWSTNKEPIGNYHGHFETTNMCEAAYDNYTENPEAFMEFLEEAEKPLYNGCKRYTKLSAIVKLYNTKAKHGMSDALFSDPLMDFGDMLSDNHNLPTKMYDVKKTLSCLALSHEKIHACSNDCILYRKQYKDCVNCPKCGLSLWKLTKKNVEKKGPKQPRNDIDVYLDVVVEDLQRLWDGVDGVYYAYRRQCFTLKAVLLWTINDFPAYGNLSGCTTHGYYACPVCKEDTCAKHLENGKKMSFVGHRRLLPRFHPYRRQMKEFEGMEEHGESSTPLSRVALFDKLSDIRCVFEKKISVKGKKRKNAKHNNLEDNKEEKDFGSTDFRKCWKKKSIFFNLPYWKHLHVRHCLDVMHLEKNVFESLINTLMNVKGKTKDNVAARLDMVQMGVRPELAPKFGEKRSYLPPAAYSFTKKKKKSYKFVSR; encoded by the exons ATGGGTAAATCTTGGATTCACTCGGATAGAAGGTCAAAACAGTACGAGGAGGGTGTGGAACTGTTTATCAGAGGTTGTTTAGAGAATCCCCACATTGACCCCAATTTAATTCATTGTCCTTGTTGTAaatgtaaaaatcttaaaaaaagacCAGCTAAGTCCATTCGAGAGCATATTTATTTCCATGGTTTTAGTCAAAATTATGTGAATTGGATTTGGTACGGTGAGTCTGCTGAAAGTGAAAAAGTAAATTGGAGCACCAACAAGGAGCCAATTGGTAACTATCACGGACACTTTGAAACCACTAATATGTGTGAGGCAGCATATGATAACTATACAGAAAATCCAGAAgcgtttatggaatttttggaGGAAGCAGAGAAACCTTTGTATAATGGATGTAAGCGTTACACAAAGTTGAGTGCAATTGTCAAACTATACAACACCAAAGCAAAGCATGGGATGAGTGACGCTCTATTTTCCGATCCACTAATGGATTTTGGGGATATGCTATCAGATAATCACAACCTGCCAACCAAAATGTATGATGTAAAAAAGACATTGAGTTGTTTGGCGTTGAGTCATGAAAAGATTCATGCTTGTTCCAATGATTGCATTCTTTATAGGAAGCAATATAAAGACTGCGTAAACTGCCCTAAATGTGGCTTGTCACTGTGGAAGCTAACCAAGAAGAACGTTGAGAAGAAAG GGCCTAAACAGCCGAGAAACGATATAGATGTCTATCTTGATGTTGTAGTTGAAGATTTGCAACGATTGTGGGATGGAGTTGATGGTGTCTATTATGCTTATCGAAGACAATGTTTCACTCTTAAAGCAGTCTTATTATGGACCATCAATGACTTTCCAGCCTATGGTAACCTTAGTGGATGTACTACACATGGTTATTATGCATGCCCAGTATGCAAAGAAGATACTTGTGCAAAGCATTTGGAAAATGGGAAGAAAATGTCATTTGTTGGTCATAGAAGATTACTACCACGGTTTCATCCATATCGGAGGCAAATGAAAGAGTTCGAAGGTATGGAAGAACATGGAGAATCATCTACACCATTATCTAGGGTTGCTTTGTTTGACAAACTTTCTGACATAAGGTGTGTTTTCGAAAAGAAGATTAGTGTAAAAGGTaaaaagagaaagaatgcaAAACACAATAATTTGGAAGATaataaagaagaaaaagatTTTGGATCAACAGATTTCAGAAAATGTTGGAAgaagaaatcaatttttttcaatCTTCCTTATTGGAAACACCTCCATGTTAGGCATTGTCTCGATGTGATGCACCTAGAGAAAAATGTCTTCGAATCTCTCATTAATACTTTGATGAATGTTAAAGGAAAAACCAAGGACAATGTGGCAGCTAGGTTGGACATGGTTCAAATGGGAGTTAGGCCTGAATTGGCACCTAAATTTGGTGAAAAAAGATCATATCTTCCTCCTGCTGCATActcattcacaaaaaaaaaaaagaaaagttaCAAGTTTGTCAGTCGATAA